From Gavia stellata isolate bGavSte3 chromosome 27, bGavSte3.hap2, whole genome shotgun sequence, one genomic window encodes:
- the DFFA gene encoding DNA fragmentation factor subunit alpha produces MAAALKRCLVRRRDGRQQHGVAASCLRELRDKASGILAIDKAGEPITLVLAEDGTIVDDEDYFLCLPSNTKFVALAKNEKWSGKSLDSGTAWLSESVDEVDSAAEKWKQLARQLKDDLSNIILMSEEDLQVLIDVPRSDLAEELAQSQTKIQVLQDTLQQVLDRREEERQSRQLLELYLEALKNEDSILSKVAESETVPRKEMDVVDTGTSSTGTSAKTALSDQILAALKEKPAPELCLDSQDLELVLKEDTEALASALRWDKQKAEALQQACDQELSKRLQQVQTLHSLRSTSKGKKTLPWGDWLSSKRKK; encoded by the exons ATGGCGGCGGCGCTGAAGCGCTGCCTGGTGCGGCGGAGGGACGGGCGGCAGCAGCACGGCGTGGCCGCCTCCTGCCTGCGGGAGCTGCGCGACAAGG ctAGTGGCATTCTGGCTATTGACAAAGCCGGGGAGCCCATCACCTTAGTACTGGCAGAAGATGGCACCATTGTGGATGATGAAGATTACTTTTTGTGTCTGCCATCTAACACCAAGTTTGTGGCACTGGCCAAGAATGAGAAATGGTCCGGCAAAAGCTTAG ACAGTGGAACAGCCTGGCTCTCGGAGTCTGTGGATGAAGTGGACAGTGCTGCAGAGAAGTGGAAGCAGTTGGCCAGGCAACTGAAGGATGACCTGTCTAATATCATCTTGATGTCTGAGGAAGACCTCCAG GTGCTCATTGATGTACCACGTTCAGACCTGGCAGAAGAACTTGCCCAAAGTCAAACCAAAATCCAAGTATTGCAGGACACCCTGCAGCAGGTGCTGGACAGACGAGAAGAAGAACGCCAGTCAAGACAGCTCCTGGAACTCTACCTAGAGGCcttgaaaaatgaagacagtaTCTTAAGCAAAGTAGCAG AATCTGAGACTGTACCAAGAAAGGAGATGGATGTGGTTGACACAGGTACCAGCAGTACAGGCACTTCAGCCAAAACGGCGCTCAGTGACCAGATCCTTGCTGCTCTGAAAGAGAAACCTGCTCCAGAGCTCTGCTTGGACAGTCAAGATCTAGAG CTGGTCTTGAAAGAAGACACAGAAGCCCTGGCCTCGGCTTTAAGATGGGACAAGCAGAAAGCTGAAGCTCTGCAGCAAGCCTGTGATCAGGAGCTCTCCAAGCGTCTACAACAAGTGCAGACTTTGCATTCCCTAAGGAGCAcatcaaagggcaagaaaaCACTACCCTGGGGAGACTGGCTTAGTTCAAAACGCAAAAAATAA
- the CENPS gene encoding centromere protein S, which translates to MEAADGEERLLLTQRLKAAVHYTVGCLCQDVAEEKDMQFSKQTIAAISEITFRQCENFAKDLEMFARHAKRSTVTTEDVKLLARRSNSLLKYITQKSEELASSNMEQKEKKKKKSSAAKGGKTSGEQEAAVTESEDSNMA; encoded by the exons ATGGAGGCGGCGGACGGTGAGGAGCGGCTGCTGCTCACTCAG AGGCTGAAGGCTGCGGTTCACTACACGGTTGGCTGCCTGTGTCAGGACgttgcagaagagaaagacatgCAATTCAGCAAACAAACCATTGCAGCTATTTCGGAGATCACCTTCAGGCAGTGTG AGAACTTTGCAAAAGACCTCGAAATGTTTGCAAG GCATGCAAAACGAAGCACAGTCACTACAGAAGATGTGAAACTTTTGGCTAGAAGGAGCAATTCTTTG CTAAAGTATATCACCCAGAAGAGTGAAGAGCTTGCATCGAGTAACATGgagcaaaaggagaagaagaaaaagaagtccaGTGCAGCTAAGGGAGGGAAAACTTCTGGGGAACAAGAAGCAGCTGTGACTGAAAGTGAAGATTCCAACATGGCATGA